Proteins encoded by one window of Pseudomonas sp. PSKL.D1:
- a CDS encoding RNA polymerase sigma factor: MADPSTQLEVFLGVRRELVSYASTITGDRAQAEDIVQEAWIRFTPAAAVEQPVAYLYRIVRNLALDLKRSRSREQARQATAPAWLQPGLGADPADNCQHSMLLDRLNTALQALPEASRQALEMHRFGGCTLAQIAERLGVSLSTAHRLLRDALARLAEEVEEPDVGGGSHEA, encoded by the coding sequence ATGGCAGACCCATCGACACAACTGGAAGTGTTCCTCGGCGTACGCCGGGAGCTGGTGAGTTACGCCTCCACCATTACCGGTGACCGCGCCCAGGCCGAAGACATCGTGCAGGAAGCGTGGATCCGCTTCACCCCCGCCGCCGCGGTCGAACAGCCGGTGGCCTACCTGTACCGCATCGTGCGCAACCTGGCGCTGGACCTCAAACGCAGCCGCAGCCGCGAACAGGCACGCCAGGCCACGGCCCCGGCCTGGCTGCAACCCGGGCTAGGCGCGGACCCCGCTGACAACTGCCAGCACAGCATGCTGCTCGACCGCCTCAACACCGCCCTGCAAGCCCTGCCCGAAGCCAGCCGACAGGCGCTGGAAATGCACCGCTTTGGTGGCTGCACCCTGGCGCAGATCGCCGAGCGCCTGGGCGTTTCCCTGAGCACCGCGCATCGCCTGCTGCGCGACGCCCTTGCCCGCTTGGCCGAGGAAGTCGAGGAGCCCGACGTGGGCGGGGGCAGCCATGAAGCTTGA
- a CDS encoding Bug family tripartite tricarboxylate transporter substrate binding protein, whose product MRSHISSLLAACGLLCVTALPALADTWKPEKNVEIVVAGGPGGGTDQLARLIQQAISQHHLLDVNTVVLNKGGGNGAEAFLDMKLAQGDAHKLVIGTNNVYLLPLVAKLGYQWTDLTPVAAVAEDDFILWTYQDAPWSDAAAFKGALASNTGKMRFGGSQSKDVDQTLALLIGQQVGSKLTYIPFKSGSEASIQLAGKHIAANLNNPAESLSQWRGGQVRPLCVFSRERMIYRDKVTAEQSWADIPTCHEQGLAIEQYRFPRTVFLPGGISDEQRAFYVEVLRKVSQTPEFKAYIERSALAPTFLEGQALVSYIEQDRERVMPLFKDAGWLRQ is encoded by the coding sequence ATGCGAAGTCACATTTCGTCGCTGCTGGCCGCCTGCGGCCTGCTGTGTGTCACCGCCCTGCCCGCCCTTGCCGACACCTGGAAGCCCGAAAAGAATGTCGAGATCGTCGTGGCCGGTGGCCCCGGCGGCGGCACCGACCAGCTGGCGCGCCTGATCCAGCAAGCGATCAGCCAGCATCACCTGCTGGACGTCAACACCGTGGTACTGAACAAAGGCGGTGGCAACGGCGCCGAAGCCTTCCTCGACATGAAACTGGCCCAGGGCGATGCCCACAAGCTGGTGATCGGCACCAACAACGTGTACCTGCTGCCCTTGGTAGCCAAGCTGGGCTACCAGTGGACCGACCTCACCCCGGTGGCCGCCGTGGCCGAAGACGACTTCATTCTCTGGACCTACCAGGACGCCCCGTGGAGTGACGCCGCCGCGTTCAAGGGGGCGCTCGCAAGCAATACCGGCAAGATGCGCTTTGGCGGCAGCCAGTCCAAGGATGTGGACCAGACCCTGGCCCTGCTGATTGGCCAGCAGGTGGGCAGCAAGCTCACCTACATCCCCTTCAAAAGCGGCAGCGAGGCCTCCATCCAGCTGGCCGGCAAGCACATTGCCGCCAACCTCAACAACCCGGCCGAAAGCCTCAGCCAGTGGCGCGGCGGCCAGGTGCGGCCGCTGTGCGTGTTCAGCCGCGAGCGCATGATCTACCGCGACAAGGTCACCGCCGAGCAGTCCTGGGCCGACATCCCTACCTGCCATGAACAGGGCCTGGCCATCGAACAATACCGCTTCCCCCGTACCGTTTTCCTGCCCGGCGGGATCAGCGACGAACAGCGGGCGTTCTATGTGGAGGTGCTGCGCAAAGTCAGCCAGACGCCAGAGTTCAAGGCCTACATCGAGCGCTCGGCGCTGGCGCCGACCTTCCTCGAAGGCCAGGCGCTGGTGAGCTACATCGAACAGGACCGTGAACGCGTGATGCCACTGTTCAAGGACGCCGGCTGGCTGCGCCAGTGA
- a CDS encoding tripartite tricarboxylate transporter TctB family protein, translated as MSTTNDAPLVATRWVEIGLALFTAALGGTLMYGSLAIGIGWGDAGPEAGYFPFYIGLLLSCASLGNLLLAVVRRQAMAEAFVGRRAFAQVLAVFVPIAVYVAAMPLLGIYLASVLFIGGFMWRARKAGQGHRWLTIVLIPCCAALASYLIFALWFKVPLQAGVLGDLASYLGGLRP; from the coding sequence ATGTCCACCACCAACGACGCGCCGCTGGTTGCCACCCGCTGGGTGGAAATCGGCCTGGCCCTGTTCACCGCCGCGCTGGGCGGCACCCTCATGTACGGCAGCCTGGCCATCGGCATTGGCTGGGGCGATGCCGGGCCAGAGGCGGGCTACTTCCCGTTCTACATCGGCCTGCTGCTGAGCTGCGCCAGCCTGGGCAACCTGCTGCTGGCCGTGGTGCGGCGCCAGGCCATGGCCGAAGCGTTCGTCGGGCGCCGGGCGTTTGCCCAGGTGCTGGCCGTATTCGTGCCGATTGCCGTGTACGTAGCGGCCATGCCATTGCTGGGCATCTACCTGGCTTCGGTGCTGTTCATCGGCGGGTTCATGTGGCGGGCGCGCAAGGCCGGGCAAGGCCACCGCTGGCTGACCATCGTGCTGATCCCCTGCTGCGCCGCACTCGCCAGTTACCTGATTTTTGCGCTGTGGTTCAAGGTGCCGCTGCAGGCCGGTGTGCTGGGTGACCTGGCGAGCTACCTGGGAGGGCTGCGGCCATGA
- a CDS encoding LysR family transcriptional regulator: MSRIPDANIIHSRLRLRQLRLMLALDELGSLRRAAEEIGMTQPAATKMLHEAEDLLGVELFERLARGMRPTPFGETLIYYARMIFAELSGMREEMVALESGNLGRVTIGAIPALASGLLTRTIATLKQSHPRLSMSLQVDTSDVLVQALQQDQLDVVLGRIPSNARTDDLQFDSLGEEDLCVIAGAQHPLAKQKKLAWTELQDMTWVLQQHPSPMRTIVNQAFHNARIDLPSSIVETTSIMTLLSLLQQTDMIGITPRSVVDDYPGRHLLAVLPIQLEPRLPPYGLITRRNRVHSSAMQTFMAAVHLEQSRSE; the protein is encoded by the coding sequence ATGTCCCGCATCCCCGACGCCAACATCATCCACAGCCGCCTGCGTTTGCGGCAACTGCGCCTGATGCTGGCCCTGGATGAGCTGGGCTCGCTGCGCCGCGCCGCCGAGGAAATCGGCATGACCCAACCGGCCGCAACCAAGATGCTGCATGAAGCCGAAGACTTGCTGGGCGTCGAGCTGTTCGAACGCCTGGCACGCGGCATGCGCCCCACCCCGTTTGGCGAAACGCTGATTTACTACGCACGCATGATCTTTGCCGAGCTGTCGGGCATGCGCGAGGAAATGGTCGCCCTGGAGTCAGGCAACCTGGGCCGGGTCACCATCGGCGCCATCCCGGCGCTGGCTTCGGGTTTGCTCACCCGCACCATTGCCACGCTCAAGCAAAGCCACCCGCGCCTGTCGATGAGCCTGCAGGTGGACACCAGTGACGTGCTGGTGCAAGCCCTGCAGCAGGACCAACTGGATGTGGTACTGGGGCGCATCCCCAGCAACGCACGCACCGACGACCTGCAGTTCGACAGCCTGGGTGAAGAAGACCTGTGCGTGATCGCCGGCGCCCAACACCCCTTGGCCAAGCAGAAAAAACTGGCCTGGACCGAGCTTCAGGACATGACCTGGGTGCTGCAGCAGCACCCCAGCCCGATGCGCACCATCGTCAACCAGGCGTTCCACAATGCGCGCATCGACCTGCCCAGCAGCATCGTCGAAACCACTTCGATCATGACCCTGCTGTCACTGCTGCAGCAAACCGACATGATCGGCATCACCCCCCGCTCGGTGGTCGACGACTACCCGGGGCGGCACCTGCTAGCCGTGCTGCCCATCCAGCTTGAACCGCGCCTGCCGCCGTACGGTTTGATCACCCGGCGCAATCGCGTGCACTCCTCGGCCATGCAGACGTTCATGGCGGCGGTACACCTGGAGCAAAGCCGATCGGAGTAA
- a CDS encoding tripartite tricarboxylate transporter permease has product MSEIDSLMQGMSLILTAHHLGLMVVGVLLGILVGVLPGLGAPNGVALLLPLTFTMEPVSAIILLSCMYWGALFGGSITSILFNIPGEPSSVATTFDGYPMARNGQAGEALTAAFTSALLGALVGVLLLTFLSTHIAKFAMEFSSPEFFAVYLLAFCTFIGLSKNPPLKTVVAMMIGFGMAAVGMDTVSGELRLTFDQPWLLSGLSFEVAVIGLFGIGEILCTVEEGLVFRGERARITPMVILRTWAKLPRYWLTWLRSALVGCWMGVTPGGPTAASFMSYSLARRFSKNRERFGSGEVEGVIAPETADHSAGTSALLPMLTLGIPGSATAAVMLGGLMIWGLHPGPTLFVEQHDFVWGLIASMYLGNVVSLIVVLATVPLFASILRIPFSIIAPIIIMVCAIGAYSVHNSMTDVGLMLVFGALGYLFKKLGYPIAPLVLAAVLGDKAEDAFRQSMLFSDGQLSIFWSNPLVGSLTCAALLMLCWPLLAKGISGLRTLLGRTLARRIA; this is encoded by the coding sequence ATGAGTGAAATCGATTCGTTGATGCAGGGCATGAGCCTGATCCTCACCGCCCACCACCTGGGCCTGATGGTGGTGGGCGTGCTGCTGGGCATACTGGTCGGTGTGCTGCCGGGGCTGGGTGCACCCAACGGCGTGGCACTGCTGTTGCCGCTGACCTTCACCATGGAGCCGGTGTCGGCGATCATCCTGCTGTCGTGCATGTACTGGGGGGCGTTGTTCGGCGGTTCGATCACCTCGATCCTGTTCAACATCCCCGGCGAGCCGTCATCGGTGGCGACCACCTTCGATGGCTACCCCATGGCCCGCAACGGCCAGGCCGGCGAAGCCCTGACGGCGGCGTTCACCTCGGCACTGCTCGGTGCGCTGGTGGGCGTGTTGCTGCTGACATTCCTGTCTACTCACATTGCCAAGTTCGCCATGGAGTTCAGCTCGCCGGAGTTCTTTGCGGTGTACCTGCTGGCGTTTTGCACCTTCATCGGCCTGAGCAAGAACCCGCCGCTGAAGACGGTGGTGGCGATGATGATCGGCTTTGGCATGGCCGCGGTGGGCATGGACACGGTGAGCGGCGAACTGCGCCTGACCTTCGACCAACCCTGGCTGCTGTCGGGCCTGAGCTTCGAGGTGGCGGTGATCGGCCTGTTCGGCATCGGCGAAATCCTCTGCACCGTGGAAGAAGGCCTGGTATTCCGTGGTGAGCGGGCACGCATTACGCCGATGGTGATCTTGCGCACCTGGGCCAAGCTGCCCCGCTACTGGCTGACCTGGCTGCGCAGCGCCCTGGTCGGCTGCTGGATGGGTGTGACCCCGGGTGGCCCGACGGCCGCGTCGTTCATGAGCTACAGCCTGGCGCGGCGCTTCTCGAAAAACCGCGAGCGCTTCGGCAGTGGCGAGGTGGAAGGCGTGATTGCGCCGGAAACCGCCGACCACAGTGCCGGCACCAGCGCCCTGCTGCCGATGCTCACCCTGGGCATCCCCGGCTCGGCCACGGCAGCGGTGATGCTGGGCGGGTTGATGATCTGGGGCCTGCACCCGGGGCCGACGTTGTTCGTCGAACAGCACGATTTTGTCTGGGGCCTGATTGCCAGCATGTACCTGGGCAACGTCGTCAGCCTGATCGTGGTGCTGGCCACGGTGCCGCTGTTTGCCTCGATCCTGCGCATCCCGTTCTCGATCATTGCGCCGATCATCATCATGGTCTGCGCCATTGGTGCCTACTCGGTGCACAACTCGATGACCGACGTGGGCCTGATGCTGGTGTTCGGTGCGCTGGGCTACCTGTTCAAGAAACTCGGCTACCCCATCGCACCGCTGGTGCTGGCCGCCGTGCTGGGTGACAAGGCAGAGGATGCGTTCCGCCAGTCGATGCTGTTTTCGGACGGGCAGTTGTCGATCTTCTGGTCCAACCCACTGGTGGGCAGCCTGACCTGCGCGGCGCTGTTGATGCTGTGCTGGCCGTTGCTGGCCAAAGGCATCAGCGGCCTGCGTACCTTGCTTGGCCGCACGCTGGCCCGGCGCATCGCCTGA